Part of the Anaerolineae bacterium genome is shown below.
CAGTTCGCGCAGCAGGTCGTCTAAGGTGGGGGCGATGACATCGATGAGCCCGGCGTCCAGCGCTTCCCGGGCGTACACGGCGCGTGCCTGGGCGATGGTTGCTTCGGCCAGGCGCACGGCCCGCTCGCCGCGGCGCCGGGCCAGACTGCGGGCCTGGGCCTGCAAAACCTGTTTCGTCTTGTGGGCCAGGGCGTCGCCCAGATCTTCGCCCTGCAGCCCCACAGGAGCGGCCGCGCCGATGGTGGTTTCGGGGGCCATGGCGGCCAGGTGCCCGGCCAGGGTGATCAGCGTCCCGGCGCTGGCGGCCATAGCGCCGCGTGGCGCCACATACACCACCACGGGGATGGGGCTGTTGCGGATGGCCTGGATTATGTGCTGCATGGTCTCCACGCTGCCGCCGGGGGTGTCGAGTTCCAGAATGACGACCTGGGCTTGCAGCCGTTGGGCTTCCTGCAACCCGCGGTCCAGGTATTGCGCCATAGCCGGGGTCACGGCTCCCTGCAGGTGGAGTATGACCACCGGGGGCAGTGCAGATTCCTTGGGGGTCGGTTGCGGGATACACCCCATGGCCGCAAGCAGAACCCAAAGGAACAGCACCACCCCACGGACGCGCCTGATCCTCACCATGGTTCCTCCTGGTTTTGATTATACCCGTTTGCCGGGGCTTTCGCCGTATAATAGAGGAGATGCGCTTGCCCAACGAACCCGACCTGTTGACGGCGGCCCGCCGGGGTGACCTGGAGGCCTTCAACCGCCTGGTGCTGGCATACCAGGAGGAGGTGTACGCTTTGGCCTACCGGATGTTGGGCGATCCGGAGGCGGCCGCCGACGCGACCCAGGAGGCCTTTCTCTCGGCCTGGCGACACCTGAAAGGCTTTCGCGGCGGGTCATTTCGAGGCTGGTTGCTGCGCATCGCCACCAACGCCTGCTATGACGAGTTACGCCGGCGGGGGCGGCGGCCTCAAGTGCCGCTGGAAGGCACCGACGAGGAAACGGAAGCCGACGCCTTGCCCTGGATGACCGACCCTAACCCGGCCTCCTCGCCCGAAACCATGCTCCAACGCCGTGAGGTGCAACAGGCGCTGGAGACTTGCATTCGTCGTTTGCCGCCCAAGTTGCGCACTGTGTTGCTGCTGGTGGATGTGCACGGTCTG
Proteins encoded:
- a CDS encoding sigma-70 family RNA polymerase sigma factor; its protein translation is MRLPNEPDLLTAARRGDLEAFNRLVLAYQEEVYALAYRMLGDPEAAADATQEAFLSAWRHLKGFRGGSFRGWLLRIATNACYDELRRRGRRPQVPLEGTDEETEADALPWMTDPNPASSPETMLQRREVQQALETCIRRLPPKLRTVLLLVDVHGLDYAQAAASLDVPLGTVKSRLARARRAMRDCLGAFAELLPALYRPKDDEHHA